In Hydractinia symbiolongicarpus strain clone_291-10 chromosome 13, HSymV2.1, whole genome shotgun sequence, a single genomic region encodes these proteins:
- the LOC130623115 gene encoding uncharacterized protein DDB_G0272512-like, translating into MNQINNIKIASSIFSFLCIWQQTYTYSLPKKGTVECVHSYQCIGVQLCQDGLCKIATVSSKQTCPHVFKNKCSSDTECVCPEQSMICEDNECVYSKHHNIPKTKFCSKHADCDGVNVCEDKKCRPIKNWDELKMLRASSDCASNTDCSAGEECSKNLCMKNKRDAKITIECQKDSDCSSGYNCFEKTCISNLFERRVLEETLCLVKASKKFCISNKDCDGCGHHLLSCQRFKCKLQKPTSKS; encoded by the exons ATGAATCAAATCAACAACATTAAGATCGCTTCCAGCATCTTCAGTTTTCTCTGCATATGGCAGCAAACTTATACATACAGCCTTccaaag AAAGGTACCGTGGAATGCGTTCATAGTTACCAGTGCATAGGTGTTCAACTTTGTCAAGATGGCTTATGCAAAATAGCAACAGTGTCATCGAAGCAAACG TGTCCTCATGTATTTAAGAACAAATGCTCATCTGACACTGAATGTGTTTGTCCAGAACAGTCCATGATATGTGAAGACAATGAATGTGTATACAGCAAACACCACAACATT cctaaaacaaaattttgctcCAAACATGCTGACTGTGACGGAGTGAACGTGTGCGAAGACAAAAAATGTAGACCAATAAAAAATTGGGACGAGTTAAAAATGTTACGTGCTTCATCG GACTGCGCATCGAATACTGATTGCAGTGCTGGAGAAGAATGCAGCAAAAACTTATGTATGAAAAATAAACGCGATGCAAAA ATAACAATAGAATGTCAAAAGGATTCGGACTGCAGTTCTGGATATAATTGCTTTGAAAAGACCTGCATATCCAACTTATTTGAGAGGCGCGTACTTGAAGAAACACTG tgtttAGTTAAAGCGTCTAAAAAGTTTTGCATATCAAATAAAGACTGCGACGGATGTGGACACCATTTACTCTCTTGTCAACGATTCAAATGTAAATTGCAAAAGCCAACCAGCAAATCTTAA
- the LOC130624161 gene encoding uncharacterized protein LOC130624161 yields the protein MYTSTIFHVFVMLVYLQLPHLFVGYRMWQKRGCIYHTECGSAQVCKENICTEVTTTLEIASKQMCPGVFKKLCYLNKDCNCPSEIMICKNYECVFPKENVKTEIAECSSHTECGMLEICKNKKCREVRTFEELYLLENVLEKYRN from the exons ATGTATACCAGTACGATCTTTCACGTCTTTGTAATGTTGGTTTATCTACAATTACCGCATTTATTTGTCGGTTACAGAATGTGGCAG AAGAGAGGTTGCATCTACCACACAGAATGCGGAAGTGCACAAGTATGTAAAGAAAATATATGTACAGAAGTGACAACAACATTGGAAATAGCTTCAAAACAAATG tgtCCTGGTGTTTTCAAGAAGCTGTGCTATTTAAACAAAGATTGCAACTGTCCGTCGGAAATAATGATATGTAAAAACTACGAATGTGTATTTCCGAAGGAAAATGTCAAA ACAGAAATAGCGGAATGCTCCAGCCATACGGAGTGTGGTATGCTGGAaatatgcaaaaacaaaaaatgcagaGAAGTTCGTACGTTTGAAGAATTGTATTTATTGGAAAACGTG ctcGAGAAATATAGAAATTGA
- the LOC130623116 gene encoding mucin-3B-like, which yields MDRIQNTPDVDVYKYCILFILLTASDGVTDNMLTQAKIYSLPFFIYDHNKKTSVITTSAITTSAITTSAITTSAITTSAITTSAITTSAITTSAITTSVLTTSAITTSVITTSAITTSAITTSAITKAVITTSAITTSAIITSVITTSVLTTSAITTSVINNVSYNNVSYNNVSYKQRQL from the exons ATGGAT AGAATACAAAACACGCCAGATGTAGATGTTTATaaatattgtattttatttatccTTTTAACG gCTTCTGATGGCGTCACAGACAatatgctgacgcaagcaaaaatttattccttgCCATTTTTcatttatgac cataacAAAAAAACGTCAGTTATAACAACGTCAGCTATAACAACGTCAGCTATAACAACGTCAGCTATAACAACGTCAGCTATAACAACGTCAGCGATAACAACGTCAGCGATAACAACGTCAGCTATAACAACGTCAGCTATAACAACGTCAGTTCTAACAACGTCAGCTATAACAACGTCAGTTATAACAACGTCAGCTATAACAACGTCAGCTATAACAACGTCAGCTATAACAAAGGCAGTTATAACAACGTCAGCTATAACAACGTCAGCGATAATAACGTCAGTTATAACAACGTCAGTTCTAACAACGTCAGCTATAACAACGTCAGTTATAAACAACGTCAGCTATAACAACGTCAGCTATAACAACGTCAGTTATAAACAACGTCAGTTATAA